The proteins below are encoded in one region of Sporosarcina sp. FSL K6-1508:
- a CDS encoding HNH endonuclease — translation MYEFDANQTRALIAIENDLKTMETWLSDIEGLFTDGVTTIDFPMDKWAALSAENTLQTDLAQRTAGMDGVNGGQGSGDEPGNLVGMNKSEDEQLKALYAALAKEQHVGNPVNDYAIDPHTGEYIMMNQGLVRVSKDYGPKELSLIDKAGLGVANFLILDDLNTITNPDASFAAKGLSMASITPFGTAIKAGNAGIRLVRKNPIVKWRSPKKVENVTGKGKVNYKNIDEFIIGTKVFDDVIDDYVKMYSEKISTNKTWSWNKSILGGENLTASQRRIIKEKAVAESLIPDIKVSKVDGMRYGFADFKSAGVVQETKQLPENIWLLSDDKQFEWLDNAIVRRPAGTTWHHTEIPGKMELVPFGIHNITIHNGGRSAGMWADAPR, via the coding sequence TGATGCGAACCAGACGAGGGCTTTAATAGCGATAGAGAATGACCTGAAGACGATGGAAACATGGCTTTCTGATATCGAAGGATTGTTCACAGACGGCGTAACGACCATTGACTTCCCAATGGATAAATGGGCAGCTTTATCGGCGGAAAATACTCTTCAGACAGATTTAGCGCAACGGACGGCCGGGATGGACGGCGTAAATGGCGGACAAGGATCCGGTGATGAACCTGGCAATCTAGTAGGGATGAATAAGTCTGAAGATGAGCAGTTGAAGGCTCTCTATGCTGCACTAGCAAAAGAACAACATGTGGGTAATCCTGTGAATGACTATGCAATCGATCCTCATACAGGCGAATACATCATGATGAACCAAGGACTCGTTCGTGTTTCAAAGGATTATGGACCCAAAGAACTGAGCCTCATAGATAAAGCCGGGTTGGGAGTAGCTAACTTCTTAATCCTGGATGATTTAAATACAATCACGAATCCCGATGCATCCTTCGCGGCCAAGGGACTGTCCATGGCCTCGATTACCCCTTTTGGGACAGCGATAAAAGCGGGTAACGCGGGTATTAGACTTGTTAGGAAAAATCCGATTGTGAAGTGGAGAAGTCCTAAGAAAGTTGAAAATGTTACTGGTAAGGGTAAGGTTAACTACAAGAACATTGATGAGTTTATTATAGGAACTAAAGTTTTTGATGATGTTATTGATGATTATGTAAAAATGTACAGTGAAAAAATTTCAACAAATAAAACGTGGTCATGGAATAAGTCAATCCTTGGTGGAGAGAATTTGACTGCTAGCCAGCGAAGAATTATTAAGGAAAAAGCAGTTGCAGAGAGCTTGATCCCTGATATAAAAGTTAGTAAAGTTGATGGAATGAGATATGGCTTTGCGGATTTTAAGAGTGCTGGAGTTGTTCAAGAGACTAAGCAATTACCTGAGAATATTTGGTTGTTATCAGATGATAAGCAATTTGAATGGCTTGATAATGCAATTGTTAGAAGACCTGCAGGTACGACATGGCATCATACTGAAATACCAGGTAAGATGGAATTAGTACCTTTTGGAATACACAATATTACTATTCATAATGGTGGGAGGTCAGCTGGAATGTGGGCAGATGCTCCTAGATAA
- a CDS encoding SMI1/KNR4 family protein, giving the protein MKINPDTIVKPLPSEELIKKHEKFWRLTFPGAFLDFIKVYNGAEVGEATFECNNRIYVIERFLCMLNDIENNPNGIYDIDVVFSQIGERLTDNEDLLGAEVLPIASIFAGDFVCLDFRENKGDPSVCVWSHEESGDFEPVLYRVADNFTEFLEILQ; this is encoded by the coding sequence ATGAAAATAAATCCGGACACTATTGTAAAACCATTACCTTCAGAAGAATTAATAAAAAAACATGAAAAATTTTGGAGACTAACATTTCCAGGGGCATTCTTAGACTTTATTAAAGTATATAATGGTGCAGAAGTTGGAGAAGCTACATTTGAATGTAACAATCGTATTTATGTGATAGAAAGGTTTTTATGTATGCTGAATGACATTGAAAATAATCCAAATGGAATCTATGATATTGACGTTGTATTTTCGCAAATAGGGGAAAGATTGACTGATAATGAAGATTTATTAGGCGCGGAAGTATTACCAATAGCTAGTATATTCGCCGGTGATTTTGTATGCTTGGATTTTAGAGAAAATAAAGGGGATCCATCAGTGTGTGTGTGGTCGCATGAAGAGTCAGGCGATTTTGAGCCAGTTCTTTACAGAGTAGCAGATAACTTTACTGAGTTTTTAGAGATTCTACAATAA
- a CDS encoding IS1182 family transposase, whose product MSIIRQQSLFDMHELYKMEPTHHFEAVFSTVNLNPILNLFDKPKKVGAPRELNYGAMIYSLIARVVERIVTIKDLVRRLDRDPIFRYDCGFLHSDQIPSEASYSRMITVISESDTMTQIHDNLILLAIDEGHIGEENIAIDATHFEARDRAQASEKKEKPASKKRGRKPKAEREQWLKEKQAAEKARPIYEKEIVHQLSESVETLFKEAPIDPKWGIKKNSDGKNTFWFGYKGHLAVSTKSQYILTGMMTSGSLNDGKAAIPLLKKIDRDLPALFNTGLFDAGYDYEPIYQQLTDQNLQAVIPYNRRNEGEMVGYDEHFAPTCVVEHSYLYDSFDPKYKTLKYTRPKECATCPLQHDTLCQKTYKIRQSTDFRKYTNPARGSKKWDELYKERTAVERVNAYLKEFFGLNNVRHRTGKKAKLHFQLVTLVYNASKLATDRIRVVMKQQSLQVA is encoded by the coding sequence ATGTCCATTATACGACAACAAAGCCTGTTTGACATGCATGAATTATATAAGATGGAACCCACCCATCATTTTGAAGCAGTTTTTTCAACAGTTAACTTAAATCCTATCTTGAATCTATTCGATAAACCGAAAAAAGTAGGTGCACCTAGAGAATTGAATTACGGTGCCATGATCTATTCACTTATCGCTCGCGTCGTCGAGCGTATTGTGACAATCAAGGATCTTGTCAGACGGTTGGATCGTGACCCCATTTTTCGTTATGACTGTGGTTTTCTTCATTCCGACCAAATCCCATCCGAAGCTTCTTATTCCAGGATGATTACCGTCATCAGTGAATCAGATACGATGACCCAAATTCATGACAATCTTATTTTGCTGGCCATCGATGAAGGGCATATTGGCGAAGAAAACATCGCCATTGACGCCACCCATTTCGAGGCGAGGGATCGTGCCCAGGCTTCCGAAAAGAAAGAAAAGCCGGCTTCGAAAAAGCGCGGTCGCAAGCCAAAAGCCGAACGTGAACAATGGTTGAAAGAAAAACAGGCGGCGGAGAAAGCGCGTCCGATTTATGAAAAAGAGATTGTACATCAGCTATCCGAATCAGTAGAAACGTTGTTTAAAGAGGCCCCTATCGATCCGAAATGGGGAATCAAGAAAAACAGTGATGGAAAAAACACCTTCTGGTTTGGTTATAAAGGTCATTTGGCCGTCAGCACAAAAAGCCAATATATTCTTACGGGTATGATGACGTCCGGTAGTCTCAATGACGGGAAAGCAGCCATTCCATTATTGAAGAAAATTGATCGGGACCTTCCAGCTTTATTTAACACAGGTCTTTTCGATGCCGGTTACGACTACGAACCGATTTATCAACAATTGACTGACCAAAATCTACAAGCCGTCATTCCGTATAATCGACGCAACGAAGGAGAGATGGTCGGTTACGACGAGCATTTCGCACCGACGTGTGTCGTAGAGCATTCCTATCTTTACGATAGCTTCGATCCGAAATACAAGACACTGAAATATACACGCCCGAAAGAATGTGCGACCTGTCCATTACAACACGACACCCTTTGTCAAAAGACCTATAAAATTAGACAATCCACGGATTTCAGGAAGTACACCAATCCAGCCAGGGGATCGAAAAAGTGGGATGAACTGTACAAGGAACGTACCGCTGTCGAACGGGTCAATGCGTATTTAAAAGAATTCTTCGGGCTCAATAATGTCCGTCATCGAACTGGAAAGAAAGCGAAGCTGCACTTCCAATTGGTGACGCTTGTTTATAATGCTTCAAAATTAGCCACGGATCGGATCAGAGTAGTAATGAAGCAACAGTCGTTACAAGTAGCTTAA
- a CDS encoding IS256 family transposase yields MTQFTTDIVQALVQKQDITEVFRSHLETAVNSLLTTELTAFLDYEKYDRIGFNSGNSRNGSYDRTLHTEYGDLRVTIPRDRNGDFKQQTVAPYKRSNDTLESFVIHMFQKGVTMSEIADLIEKMYGHHYTRQTISNMTQVVGEQVEAFNRRKLSARYVCVYLDATYISVRRETVSKEAVYIAVGIREDGSKEVIAYTIAPTESAFNWKELLLETKERGVEEVLLFLSDGLAGMIDTITSVFPKAQFQTCLVHVARNISHKVRVEDRAEICDDFKTVYRADDQEAGQVALDNFCSKWNKSYPKVTKSLATNDHLLTFYNFPKAIWRSIYSTNLIESFNKQIKKYTKRKEQFPNEEALERFLVSQFEEYNQRFAVRCHIGFDQARAKLAELFEVKE; encoded by the coding sequence ATGACTCAGTTTACAACAGATATTGTTCAAGCACTAGTACAAAAACAAGATATTACCGAGGTTTTTCGTTCGCATTTAGAAACAGCGGTTAATAGTTTACTGACTACTGAACTGACAGCTTTTTTAGATTATGAAAAATACGACCGAATAGGCTTTAATTCAGGGAATTCACGTAATGGTTCGTATGACCGAACGCTACACACGGAATATGGTGACCTCCGAGTTACGATTCCCCGTGATCGCAACGGTGATTTTAAACAACAGACAGTTGCGCCTTATAAGCGGTCAAACGATACACTCGAATCATTTGTCATTCACATGTTTCAAAAAGGCGTTACCATGTCGGAAATCGCAGATTTAATCGAGAAAATGTACGGTCATCATTACACACGTCAAACCATTTCTAACATGACACAGGTAGTGGGCGAACAAGTAGAAGCCTTTAATAGAAGGAAACTCAGTGCGCGCTATGTCTGTGTTTATTTAGACGCAACCTATATTTCTGTTCGACGTGAAACGGTCTCTAAAGAAGCTGTTTATATAGCTGTGGGCATTCGCGAAGATGGATCAAAAGAAGTAATTGCTTACACAATCGCTCCAACAGAATCAGCATTCAATTGGAAAGAGCTCTTACTGGAAACAAAAGAGCGTGGCGTAGAAGAAGTCCTTCTCTTCCTTTCAGACGGCTTAGCAGGCATGATTGACACGATTACAAGCGTATTTCCTAAAGCGCAATTCCAAACATGTTTAGTGCATGTGGCACGCAATATTTCACATAAAGTACGTGTCGAAGATCGTGCTGAGATTTGCGATGACTTCAAAACAGTTTACCGAGCAGATGATCAGGAAGCTGGGCAAGTCGCGTTAGATAATTTCTGTTCCAAGTGGAACAAATCATATCCAAAGGTAACAAAATCACTCGCTACAAATGATCATCTACTTACCTTCTATAACTTTCCAAAGGCAATTTGGCGCAGCATCTACTCAACGAATTTAATCGAGTCCTTTAACAAGCAAATCAAGAAATATACAAAGCGCAAAGAACAGTTTCCGAATGAAGAAGCACTCGAACGCTTCCTAGTCTCGCAGTTTGAAGAGTACAACCAACGCTTCGCCGTACGATGCCATATCGGTTTCGATCAAGCACGTGCAAAGCTGGCTGAGTTGTTTGAAGTGAAAGAATAA
- a CDS encoding SMI1/KNR4 family protein → MERLKEKLEEVIDFDIKEIDEIWDEDEIKKLEVSYQLKLPQDYAFYLQHYGNDHIKEDYRFIPSIELPEKIKQTQFEIDSIYGLYNDENKINYKANFYKDILPTDLFPIADLPGGDLICIGKSNDKQNKIYIWFHEMDGENVFLVSDSFESFIKNIQSIKVNKNTLDNVNLNLGHKLNALLNNASKKI, encoded by the coding sequence ATGGAACGATTAAAAGAGAAACTAGAGGAAGTAATTGACTTTGATATAAAAGAGATAGATGAAATTTGGGATGAAGATGAAATAAAAAAACTTGAAGTTAGTTATCAGTTAAAGTTACCTCAAGATTATGCATTTTATCTGCAACATTATGGTAATGATCATATAAAAGAAGATTATCGTTTTATACCTTCAATAGAATTGCCTGAAAAAATTAAGCAAACTCAATTTGAGATAGACTCTATTTACGGATTATATAATGATGAGAATAAAATAAATTACAAAGCAAACTTTTATAAAGATATATTACCAACCGATTTATTTCCTATTGCAGATTTACCAGGCGGAGATTTAATTTGCATTGGAAAGTCAAATGATAAACAAAATAAAATATATATTTGGTTTCACGAAATGGATGGAGAAAATGTTTTCTTGGTTTCCGACTCTTTTGAAAGTTTTATAAAAAACATTCAAAGTATAAAAGTAAATAAAAACACTCTTGATAATGTAAATTTAAATTTAGGTCATAAATTAAATGCGCTTCTAAATAATGCTTCTAAAAAGATATAA
- the tnpA gene encoding IS66 family insertion sequence element accessory protein TnpA, whose product MTRDERRAMWHARIEAFKASGESSVTAWCATNNICVPSMYTWLKKEWQKVDTAPTAQQWVSFDTIAPKVSMPSQLTLAIGVVSIQIEEGFNPTLLGEVLQVLQTHVK is encoded by the coding sequence ATGACACGAGACGAACGGCGAGCCATGTGGCACGCACGGATTGAAGCATTTAAAGCGAGTGGTGAATCTAGCGTAACAGCCTGGTGTGCTACAAATAATATCTGTGTTCCAAGTATGTATACTTGGCTTAAAAAGGAATGGCAAAAAGTAGATACTGCACCTACAGCCCAGCAGTGGGTTTCGTTTGATACAATCGCTCCAAAGGTAAGTATGCCTTCCCAATTGACACTTGCGATAGGTGTTGTTTCCATTCAAATTGAAGAGGGGTTCAACCCTACACTTTTAGGGGAAGTACTTCAGGTACTTCAAACGCATGTTAAGTAA
- the tnpB gene encoding IS66 family insertion sequence element accessory protein TnpB (TnpB, as the term is used for proteins encoded by IS66 family insertion elements, is considered an accessory protein, since TnpC, encoded by a neighboring gene, is a DDE family transposase.) codes for MLSKTPVDCVYLACGRTDLRKSIDGLAVIVQESFQLDPFSPSLFVFCNRKRDKLKILHWDHNGFWLYYRRLENGLFQWPDGQTTQPLAISHRQLHWLLDGLPHEQKQAHPKVSAKIII; via the coding sequence ATGTTAAGTAAAACACCCGTTGATTGTGTGTATTTAGCCTGCGGACGTACTGATTTACGAAAATCTATCGATGGATTAGCTGTCATCGTTCAAGAAAGCTTTCAGCTTGATCCGTTTTCCCCTAGTTTATTTGTCTTCTGTAATCGAAAGCGCGACAAACTGAAAATCCTACATTGGGATCATAATGGATTTTGGCTTTACTACCGAAGGTTGGAAAACGGTCTATTCCAGTGGCCCGATGGACAAACAACCCAGCCACTTGCGATTAGCCATCGACAATTACACTGGCTACTTGATGGCTTACCACATGAACAAAAACAAGCTCATCCAAAAGTTTCTGCAAAAATCATTATTTAA
- the tnpC gene encoding IS66 family transposase: MPFIMEKSVAVISSTIEELAAKNMELEKQNEALQAKLNWLEEQFRLSQQRKFGASSEKTNPDQLALSLFNEAEVTADEKVEEPTLESITYRRKKRTGQIEAMLENLPTETIHYRLSEEEQACLCCGEQVHEMSTEVRRELKVIPAQVKVVEHVRHVYSCRNCEREGTETPIVTAKMPAPMYPGSLASPSAMAYIMNQKYVEGMPLYRQEKQLERLGVPLSRQTLANWMMYGATHWLIHLYEHIRTYLLIQDVIHADETTLQVLAEPGRPATSKSYMWLYRTGRDASAAVLYDYQQTRAAKHPKAFLSGFKGYLHVDGYQGYNDIPKVKLVGCWAHSRRKFDEALTALPAEAKNKETPCAAEEGLRFCNQLFAIERALKDHSPEERYKERLERSQPVLDAFSTWLQTQSPRVAPKSALGQAIKYCRNQWTCLTMFLQDGRLEIDNNRAERAIKPFVIGRKNWLFSQSMKGAKASAIAYSIVETAKENQLNPLVYLTHVFEQLPLIDLEDSKALDQLLPWSETLPTNCHVPNKTK; the protein is encoded by the coding sequence ATTCCTTTTATTATGGAAAAATCAGTAGCAGTTATCTCATCTACAATTGAAGAACTCGCAGCGAAAAACATGGAGTTGGAAAAACAAAATGAAGCGCTACAGGCTAAACTCAACTGGTTAGAAGAACAATTTCGCCTCAGCCAACAACGAAAATTTGGCGCTTCTAGTGAAAAAACCAATCCAGATCAACTCGCACTCTCTCTTTTCAATGAAGCTGAAGTCACAGCGGATGAAAAGGTAGAGGAACCAACGCTTGAATCGATTACCTATCGTCGAAAAAAACGTACAGGCCAAATCGAGGCGATGCTTGAAAACCTGCCAACTGAAACGATTCACTATCGTTTATCAGAAGAGGAACAGGCTTGTTTGTGTTGCGGTGAACAAGTACACGAAATGAGTACAGAAGTACGACGTGAGTTAAAAGTCATTCCAGCTCAAGTGAAGGTCGTTGAACATGTACGCCATGTCTACAGCTGCCGAAATTGTGAACGCGAAGGCACTGAAACTCCAATTGTCACAGCGAAGATGCCAGCACCTATGTATCCAGGTAGTTTGGCTTCGCCTTCGGCGATGGCCTATATCATGAATCAAAAATACGTAGAGGGTATGCCTCTCTACCGACAAGAAAAACAATTGGAACGTCTAGGTGTCCCTTTATCACGTCAGACTTTAGCGAACTGGATGATGTACGGGGCAACTCATTGGCTAATCCATCTTTATGAACATATCCGTACCTATCTATTGATACAGGATGTTATTCATGCGGATGAAACAACACTTCAAGTACTGGCCGAACCTGGACGCCCAGCGACATCCAAGTCCTATATGTGGTTATATCGGACGGGGCGTGATGCATCGGCTGCAGTGTTGTATGATTACCAACAAACAAGGGCAGCCAAACATCCGAAAGCCTTCCTTTCAGGCTTTAAGGGATATCTGCACGTCGATGGATACCAAGGGTATAATGATATACCGAAGGTGAAATTGGTGGGGTGTTGGGCACATTCGCGTCGAAAATTCGATGAGGCCTTAACTGCTTTGCCAGCGGAAGCCAAAAATAAGGAAACTCCTTGTGCTGCGGAGGAAGGGCTGCGTTTCTGTAACCAATTATTCGCGATTGAACGCGCGCTAAAGGATCACAGCCCTGAAGAACGCTATAAAGAGCGACTTGAACGCAGTCAGCCTGTGCTGGATGCCTTTTCAACTTGGCTACAAACACAAAGTCCGCGCGTCGCGCCTAAAAGTGCGTTAGGGCAGGCCATCAAGTATTGCCGAAATCAATGGACATGCCTTACAATGTTTCTACAGGATGGGCGTTTGGAAATCGATAATAACCGGGCCGAACGTGCTATCAAACCTTTCGTAATTGGACGCAAGAACTGGTTATTCTCTCAATCTATGAAAGGTGCAAAAGCAAGCGCAATTGCTTATAGCATTGTGGAAACTGCTAAAGAAAATCAGTTAAATCCATTGGTTTATTTAACCCACGTATTTGAACAGCTTCCTTTAATAGATTTGGAGGATTCAAAGGCGCTAGATCAACTACTTCCATGGTCGGAGACCTTGCCGACAAATTGCCACGTTCCCAATAAAACTAAATAA
- a CDS encoding HNH endonuclease produces the protein MQSFVVMQGQTYQEEKELGIIWSLQQDSSGKERHSRLRMIEVNEGDRLFHYVKGNIVAISVAKTGCQIAGKPSTMPNHEHTDDNGYLVELDYHELEVPVNVRSKFEEILPLLPIKYSPFQADANGNQGYLYPCNEELSIKLLEIIGDLNIYRVDEEQLELAIGTVLRTERNTFVPMITETEGELKTKIRLGQKKFRAGLIPLWNHKCVLCEIELPVLLRASYSKPWKDSTDVEKVDPHNGVLLCCNHDALYKNGFIAFDGQGRLHISSQIPEEDYEKYSIHPKMKIARNAENKPYFKWHKRNLFIE, from the coding sequence ATGCAAAGTTTCGTTGTAATGCAAGGCCAGACGTATCAGGAAGAAAAAGAATTAGGGATCATTTGGTCACTGCAACAAGATAGTAGTGGGAAAGAACGTCATTCACGGCTACGAATGATAGAGGTCAATGAAGGGGATCGCTTATTTCATTATGTAAAAGGAAATATTGTAGCGATTAGCGTTGCTAAAACAGGATGCCAGATAGCAGGTAAGCCGTCAACTATGCCAAATCATGAACACACGGATGATAACGGGTATTTGGTGGAATTGGACTATCATGAGCTTGAAGTGCCTGTCAATGTACGTTCGAAATTCGAGGAGATTTTGCCACTTCTGCCAATTAAATATTCACCGTTCCAAGCAGATGCAAATGGTAATCAGGGGTATTTGTATCCTTGCAATGAGGAATTATCAATAAAATTATTGGAGATAATTGGTGACCTTAATATTTATCGTGTAGATGAAGAGCAGCTAGAGTTAGCAATTGGTACGGTGCTACGAACAGAGCGTAACACATTCGTTCCGATGATAACTGAAACAGAAGGAGAATTGAAAACAAAGATTCGTTTAGGTCAAAAAAAGTTTAGAGCAGGTTTAATCCCGTTGTGGAATCACAAATGTGTGCTTTGTGAGATTGAGTTGCCTGTGCTACTCCGCGCAAGCTATTCCAAGCCATGGAAAGACAGTACGGACGTTGAAAAAGTTGATCCTCATAACGGTGTACTTCTTTGTTGTAATCATGATGCACTCTATAAGAACGGATTTATCGCATTTGATGGACAAGGTAGGTTGCATATCTCCTCACAGATTCCAGAAGAGGACTACGAGAAATACAGTATACACCCAAAAATGAAGATTGCTCGAAACGCGGAAAACAAGCCTTATTTTAAATGGCATAAAAGAAATTTGTTTATAGAGTAA
- a CDS encoding ABC transporter ATP-binding protein: protein MIEIKNITKKFGRKKVLKDVSFTAKKGEITCLIGINGVGKTTIMKAIMALTPINSGEILIDGEKIHKGSYEKITFIPDAITMLPQMQIRDAFVFMADFYDCWNQDRATELLQFFKLNETDRISELSKGNTAKVNLILGLAMDVDYVLMDEPFSGIDIFSREQIADVFTSHLIEDRGVIITTHEINDIEHLIDKVVLLDDGIVLKEFDAEEVRENEGKSVIDVMREVYQA, encoded by the coding sequence ATGATTGAAATAAAAAATATAACAAAAAAATTTGGTAGGAAGAAAGTGTTAAAAGACGTTTCTTTTACTGCTAAAAAAGGGGAAATCACTTGTTTAATTGGCATTAATGGTGTCGGGAAAACAACAATTATGAAAGCAATTATGGCATTAACCCCCATTAATAGTGGTGAAATTCTCATTGATGGTGAAAAAATTCATAAAGGGAGCTATGAAAAAATCACCTTTATACCAGACGCAATAACGATGTTGCCGCAAATGCAAATAAGGGATGCTTTTGTATTTATGGCTGATTTTTACGACTGCTGGAATCAGGATCGTGCCACTGAACTTCTCCAATTTTTCAAACTAAACGAAACGGATCGCATTTCTGAACTATCAAAAGGGAATACCGCAAAAGTGAACCTTATACTCGGTTTAGCAATGGATGTCGATTATGTCCTAATGGACGAACCTTTTTCAGGGATTGATATATTTAGTCGTGAACAAATTGCCGATGTATTTACGAGTCATTTAATTGAAGACCGTGGAGTCATTATAACGACACATGAAATTAATGATATCGAACATTTAATTGATAAAGTTGTTTTACTTGATGACGGCATCGTTTTAAAAGAATTCGATGCAGAAGAAGTAAGGGAAAATGAAGGGAAATCGGTAATCGATGTCATGAGAGAGGTGTATCAAGCATGA
- a CDS encoding GntR family transcriptional regulator has protein sequence MDVKFNNRDPVYVQVIQHFKEQIATGTFEPGQEIPSRRELANQLKINPNTAQRAYKEMEEQGLIFTEGNLPSRITKDEQVLKMVREELILEAVNTFVHAVRSINVPVHEALNLVKNKYEREMN, from the coding sequence ATGGATGTAAAGTTTAATAATCGCGATCCTGTTTATGTGCAAGTGATTCAGCATTTTAAAGAACAAATTGCAACAGGTACCTTTGAACCGGGTCAAGAAATTCCATCTAGAAGGGAACTAGCTAATCAGCTGAAGATTAATCCAAATACGGCGCAGCGGGCGTATAAAGAAATGGAGGAACAAGGGTTGATTTTTACGGAGGGGAATTTGCCGAGTCGCATTACGAAGGATGAGCAGGTGCTAAAAATGGTAAGAGAAGAATTGATTTTAGAGGCGGTTAATACGTTTGTTCATGCAGTTCGCTCAATCAATGTACCTGTACATGAGGCCTTGAATTTAGTGAAGAACAAGTATGAAAGGGAAATGAATTAA
- a CDS encoding ABC transporter ATP-binding protein, whose protein sequence is MSAFIVDQVAIGYSNTLIIDDLSVSIPEKKITTIIGPNGCGKSTLLKAISRIMKTKSGAVYLDGRAIHQLETKEVAKKMAILPQSANAPGGLTVFELVSYGRFPHQNGFGSLKKEDYKYIYWAIEVTGLNEFKDRPVEALSGGQRQRVWIAMALAQGTEILILDEPTTYLDLAHQLDILLLLQRLNEEEGRTIVMVLHDLNHASRFSHYMIAMKDGTLIKEGTPEEVMTCPNLQLVFNIEARIATCPFSDNPICLSYQLCQKDC, encoded by the coding sequence ATGTCAGCATTTATTGTAGACCAAGTTGCGATAGGTTACTCGAACACACTTATCATTGATGATTTAAGTGTGTCTATTCCTGAAAAAAAGATAACGACGATCATTGGTCCGAATGGATGCGGTAAATCTACTTTACTGAAAGCCATTTCACGGATAATGAAAACGAAAAGTGGGGCTGTCTATCTTGATGGACGTGCAATCCATCAGTTAGAAACGAAGGAAGTCGCAAAGAAGATGGCAATTTTACCGCAGTCTGCAAATGCACCAGGCGGTCTGACTGTATTTGAATTGGTTTCTTATGGTCGTTTTCCTCACCAGAATGGATTCGGCTCATTAAAAAAGGAAGATTATAAGTATATCTATTGGGCAATCGAGGTAACCGGATTAAATGAATTTAAGGATCGGCCTGTTGAAGCGTTATCAGGTGGGCAAAGGCAACGCGTATGGATTGCAATGGCACTTGCGCAAGGCACTGAAATTCTAATTCTAGATGAGCCGACTACCTATTTGGATTTGGCGCATCAATTGGATATTTTACTTCTCTTGCAGCGACTTAATGAGGAGGAAGGCCGAACAATCGTCATGGTGCTCCATGATTTGAATCATGCATCACGCTTTTCTCATTATATGATTGCCATGAAGGATGGCACGTTAATTAAAGAGGGGACACCGGAAGAAGTGATGACTTGTCCTAATTTACAGCTCGTATTTAATATAGAAGCCCGAATTGCAACTTGTCCTTTTAGTGATAATCCAATTTGTCTATCATATCAATTGTGTCAGAAGGATTGTTAG